In a single window of the Candidatus Wallbacteria bacterium genome:
- a CDS encoding DUF4160 domain-containing protein → MPAISMFFGIIIRMFFRDIEKHHSPHFHAEYQGSVAVYSIPDGQVLSGSLPPGKHKLIIAWIEIHRDDLMADWNLVVDGQKPFSIKGLE, encoded by the coding sequence ATGCCAGCAATTTCAATGTTTTTCGGTATTATCATCAGGATGTTCTTTCGGGACATCGAAAAACACCATTCGCCGCATTTTCATGCTGAATACCAGGGTTCAGTAGCAGTGTATTCAATTCCTGACGGCCAAGTGCTGTCCGGTTCACTGCCGCCTGGAAAACATAAGCTGATCATCGCCTGGATTGAGATCCACAGGGACGACTTGATGGCTGACTGGAATTTAGTGGTTGACGGGCAGAAACCATTTTCGATCAAAGGACTGGAATAA